A genomic stretch from Thermomonospora umbrina includes:
- the bioB gene encoding biotin synthase BioB translates to MTDILEVARRQVLDEGRGLTAEQALQCLTLPDERLEELLALAHEVRMHWCGPEVEVEGIVSLKTGGCPEDCHFCSQSGTFESPVRAVWLNIPELVEAAKETAKTGATEFCIVAAVRGPDERLMSQVRDGIKAINDAVEINIACSLGMLTQAQVDELVAMGVHRYNHNLETARSHFGNVVTTHSFEERWDTCLMVKEAGMELCCGGIIGMGETVEQRAEFAGQLAELEPDEVPLNFLTPRPGTPFERYGLVEGTEALKTIGTFRLALPRTILRYAGGRELTLGDLGTRSGMLGGVNAIIVGNYLTTLGRPAEKDLDLLTELQMPIKALQQTL, encoded by the coding sequence GTGACCGACATCCTCGAGGTGGCCCGCCGCCAGGTGCTGGACGAGGGCAGGGGACTGACCGCCGAGCAGGCCCTGCAGTGCCTCACGCTGCCCGACGAGCGGCTGGAGGAGCTGCTCGCCCTCGCCCACGAGGTCCGCATGCACTGGTGCGGCCCGGAGGTCGAGGTGGAGGGCATCGTCTCGCTGAAGACCGGCGGATGCCCGGAGGACTGCCACTTCTGCTCCCAGTCCGGCACGTTCGAGTCGCCGGTCCGTGCGGTGTGGCTCAACATCCCCGAGCTGGTCGAGGCGGCGAAGGAGACCGCCAAGACGGGCGCGACCGAGTTCTGCATCGTGGCGGCCGTCCGGGGCCCGGACGAGCGGCTGATGTCGCAGGTCCGCGACGGGATCAAGGCCATCAACGACGCCGTCGAGATCAACATCGCCTGCTCGCTCGGCATGCTCACCCAGGCCCAGGTGGACGAGCTGGTCGCGATGGGCGTCCACCGCTACAACCACAACCTGGAGACCGCCCGATCCCACTTCGGCAACGTGGTGACCACGCACTCGTTCGAGGAGCGCTGGGACACCTGCCTCATGGTGAAGGAGGCGGGCATGGAGCTGTGCTGCGGCGGCATCATCGGGATGGGCGAGACGGTCGAGCAGCGCGCCGAGTTCGCCGGCCAGCTCGCCGAGCTGGAGCCCGACGAGGTCCCCCTCAACTTCCTGACCCCCCGCCCCGGCACGCCCTTCGAGCGGTACGGCCTGGTCGAGGGCACCGAGGCCCTCAAGACCATCGGCACGTTCCGGCTGGCCCTGCCCCGCACCATCCTCCGCTACGCCGGCGGCCGCGAGCTCACCCTCGGCGACCTGGGCACCCGTTCCGGCATGCTCGGCGGCGTCAACGCCATCATCGTCGGCAACTACCTCACCACGCTGGGCCGCCCGGCGGAGAAGGACCTCGACCTCCTCACCGAGCTCCAGATGCCCATCAAGGCCCTCCAGCAGACCCTCTGA
- a CDS encoding biotin/lipoyl-binding carrier protein → MPEVRAEMVANVWKVIVGQGDDVTDGDTLVILESMKMEIPVLAEDDGVVSQLKVAEGDVVQEGDLIAVIE, encoded by the coding sequence GTGCCCGAGGTTCGCGCGGAGATGGTCGCTAACGTGTGGAAGGTCATCGTCGGGCAGGGCGACGACGTGACCGACGGGGACACGCTGGTCATCCTGGAGTCCATGAAGATGGAGATCCCGGTCCTGGCCGAGGACGACGGCGTGGTCTCGCAGCTCAAGGTGGCCGAGGGCGACGTCGTCCAGGAGGGCGACCTGATCGCCGTCATCGAGTAG
- the bioD gene encoding dethiobiotin synthase, with the protein MSVLMVTGTCTGVGKTIVTAALATVARARGASVAVVKPGQTGVAPGEPGDLDDVARLAGVDDLHEYARYPDPLSPAAAARRAGMEPLRLADVVDRIRDLADTRRLVLVEGAGGLLVRYDADGTTVADLARWLNAAVVVVARADLGTLNHTALTLEAMAHRGVQLAGVVIGEWPEHPDLAMRSNVTDLETIAARPLAGALPAGAGALDPAEFLLVARAGLSPALGGAFDPATFRNTYGLD; encoded by the coding sequence GTGAGCGTTCTCATGGTGACCGGGACGTGTACCGGTGTCGGCAAGACGATCGTCACCGCCGCGCTGGCCACGGTGGCCCGGGCCCGGGGGGCGTCGGTGGCCGTGGTCAAGCCGGGGCAGACCGGGGTGGCGCCGGGGGAACCCGGCGATCTCGACGACGTGGCCCGGCTCGCCGGGGTCGACGACCTGCACGAGTACGCCCGCTACCCCGATCCGCTGTCGCCCGCCGCCGCCGCGCGGCGCGCCGGGATGGAGCCGCTGCGGCTCGCCGACGTCGTCGACCGGATCCGCGACCTGGCGGACACCCGCCGGCTGGTGCTGGTGGAGGGCGCGGGCGGCCTGCTCGTCCGGTACGACGCCGACGGCACCACGGTCGCCGACCTGGCCCGCTGGCTCAACGCGGCGGTGGTCGTGGTCGCCCGGGCGGACCTGGGGACGCTCAACCACACGGCGCTGACGCTGGAGGCGATGGCGCACCGGGGGGTGCAGCTCGCCGGCGTGGTGATCGGGGAGTGGCCCGAGCACCCGGACCTGGCGATGCGCAGCAACGTCACCGACCTGGAGACCATCGCCGCGCGCCCCTTGGCGGGGGCGCTCCCGGCGGGCGCCGGCGCGCTCGATCCCGCCGAGTTCCTGCTGGTCGCGCGGGCCGGGCTGTCCCCGGCGCTGGGCGGCGCGTTCGATCCTGCTACGTTCCGAAACACCTACGGCCTCGACTGA